The sequence below is a genomic window from Chelonoidis abingdonii isolate Lonesome George chromosome 6, CheloAbing_2.0, whole genome shotgun sequence.
AGGCCTGTTAAATCGACAGCAGAGTGCTCTCCAGTCGACTTCAgtactccacctctctgagaagaGTACTGTGCGCCATAGCAGTgaagcaggggagggatagccagtggtttgagcactggcctgctaaacccagggtgatgagctcaatccttgagggggccatttagggaactggggtaaaaatgtgtctggggattggtcctttgagcagggggctggacttgatgacctcctgaggtcccttccaactctgatattctatgattttatgacactgcagtaagtcaacctattctcatagctgaagttgcgtattttatGCCAATTCCCCccgtgtagaccagccctaagtatattaaaagaaaaccaggaacTGGCCTCCAGGGAAACAAGAGTGCCTGAGCCTGATGGTAAGACCAtagatatatctatctatattattatttatcatttgtattaccatagtgtagaaggcaacctatggcatgcgtgccgaaggcggcatgtgaactgattttcatgtggcactcacactgcctgggtcctggccactggtcaggagggctctgcattttaatttaattttaaatgaagcttcttaaacattttaaaaatcttatttactttacatatagcaatagtttagttatatattatagattaagagaaagagaccttctaaaaacgttaaaatgtattactggcacacaaaaccttatattagagtgaataaatgaagattcagcacaccacttctgaaaggttgccgacccctgccatagtgcctaggagcccggGGACCtcagtgtgctaggcactatacaaatgcATAAGGAAATGCAATAGCTTTTATTTAATATAAGGTTTTTTAGATATTTTTCCTGTATGCACTACAATGATGTGTGTTTTCCTTATGTTTTATTATATGTGTATTTCACTTTCTGTTAGACAGTAGAGTTTGTGCTTAGCATAAATAGGCTAACCTCACCCCAATGTAGACACGGCTACGTCAATGGAAAAATGCTTCTGGTAAAGTAGCTAACTTTGTTTTTGGAGCTGGTGTTCCTACActaatggaaaaaacccttctctAGTGCAGGTTGTGTCTATCCTCTGGGGTGATGCTATCATAGCTATGCCGGTACAGGCTCCATAGTCAGCAAGTAcaacaaattttttttgttctcagGTTCCCTGTGGAGAGTTACCTCATCATCACACAAAGCAACTTACACAattaagaagcaggcaacatGATGCCATCGCTGATTGCAGCCTTGCCAGCTCCACACGTCCCGCACTTCATCATCTCACTGCTACCCCCTTTTTCACCCTGGCACGTCTACGTGACACCAAGCAGCCCCAGTACCAGCCGCATCCTTCCCCGGCTTGGGAGTAGACAAGTCAGGTCACGTACCAGCTGCTCCGAGGCCACCAGCTTGAGGAACTTTTTGATGAAGTCAACGAGCCCCTGGATGGTGCGGGTCCTCTCCACGCTCCACTTCTTGGTCTTCATGATCGGCGTGTCCCCCACAGCCTTCAGCAGGACGTCAACTAGGGCGAGAGCAGACACAGGGCGCGGTGGGAGGCAGCGAAGGCAAACAGGCCCCGCGCACCTGTTGCCAAGGCAGGAGCCCCGCCCCCAGGCATAAGCCGCCCACTTCACACACAGCTCAGCAGCTACAGACCCAATCCCGCCCACCCCTTCGAGCCGGGACATGCTATTGGCCGCTGTCCTGCTGTCCCACCCGCGGCCGGGAGATACCAACGCGCCCGTACAAAAGGCCTGGAGCATTCCCCCGCCCACACCACCATATCCTCTGCCTTTTCCTAATTGGTTaagctagcagagaaaggcagctcACTCTTTCCCCCGATTGGCCAATGCGCCTGGCAATCAGAGCGATCACCGTTCTCGCCCCGCCCCAGGGTAATAATTCCTTTTTCTATTACTTTTCTTCTTGGTGTCCTCGGCAGGTTCCTCGGTCACCGGGGAGCCGGCTGAAGGGGGAGCCGTCTCGGAAACCCCCACCGCAGCTCCCCCATCCGGGGGCTCTTCTCCACACTCGCCTCGGCCACCATCCTGAGGAGAGAGAGGTAGCTGCTCCTCCACTTCCGCCATACTGCTTACAAGCAAGTAAGGGCGGACGTGACGTGAACCATATTAACTCCTGGCGGCGGCCACTGAGAGCACGTGACCGCAGGGCACTACTCCTGGCGGATGTTGACAATAGCGATGAGGCGGTGACTCGGTGTCACGTGGGTAGCGGGAACGGTTCTGTTTCCGCTCTGTGGACGAATAGTGGGGGAGCTGCTGCTAgtgtgaagggggaggggcagagctcgCAGTGACCGGCCAGCTGGAGCGGCTTCCTCCCGCCGTCTCATCATGATCAAAGCGATCCTCATCTTCAACAACCACGGCAAACCCCGGCTCTCCAAGTTCTACCAGCGCTATGTACGGGGCGCGCGGGCGGGGCCTAGGGGCTAGGGACAAGGGGGTCTCTCTCTGAGTGCGGCCAGGCCTGGGCCTCAGGAGGCTGTtgagaggcggggtgggggcggggatggggatgggggcagtagcgaggagtggggaagggcagTGGGTCTGTGCTTTGGGCTGCCTTCCCCATCAGGGTGTAGCCGCTGCTCTGGGGGACGGTGCAGTTATTAGCCCGCAGGCCTGTGGGAGCGCAGCTCAGAGGTGATCCCTTGTCACTCTGCCCTCTTCCTAGCACCTACCGGCCTGAGCTATGGGTCCAGGCGGCTCTTGTGCAGGGTGGCTGATGCAGGCTGGGTGGCGACTTCTCACTGGTAGGTGGTTGGATGTTGGAGGATCTTCGTGTCAGGAGGCATTGATGTGCTCTGAGCCTCTTTGGGGTTGGTAGCCCATCTCTGAtttgggcttgtctgcactaggaAGTCTTATTGTTTAGACTGTACGAGTATAATTAAAGCagtaacccccagtgtagatgcagttataccagtttTAGGCACCTTTGTACTGTTATACCTACATCCATAGTGGGCTTAAAATAGTATCAGTATAATGATACAAATCACAGCCCTATCTGACATACCCATAGTGTAGTCTAGAGCTTAGAACTGTATCTACAATGCAGTAGTTGATTATGGCAGTGTAAATTAGCCAAAGTCATGTGTGACCGATACTGAGGCTCCCAGTAACACTGATTTATACTGAATATGTGATAAACCGGGATGATTTTCCAGGACATCGATTATATGCAGACCTGGACCTGAGCTAAATACCCAATTCCGaccaccttttaatttttttggagggtggggtcTAATTCATATCCAAATTTGGTAACTCAGGATCTCTTATGAGTTGGGGTAAaaggcaatgttccctctaattttttacatccatgtagggtgaccagacagcaaatgtgaaaaatcgggatggggtgggggtaataggaacctatataagaaaaagacccaaaaatcgggactgttcctgtaaaatcgggacatctggtcaccctccatCCATGTGCTGAATGCATTTTGTAATGTACACTAATATGGAGATGATGTGTGGTGGTGgtagggctgaggggtttggagtgtaggagggagctcgggggtggggagtggtgagggctctggctggggatgtgggctctagggtggggcctggggatgagtggtttggggtgcagactgcCCTGGGGCTGCGGCGGAGAAAGAGGACTTAGCGGGAACTTAGGTAAGAGGATGTTGGACAGACAGAGGATGGACACTGTTAATGGGTTTCATGTTAAGGATTTTATTGGAACTATGGGTTTCTAGTATTTCAGAAATTAAAGCAATAGTCTTAAATACTCATTTAAAATAGTTATGTCTGTTTAAGGTGTTTGAATcataattctttaaaaaattaaaattaatttaaatatcatGATGAGTGTTAATGTGGTTTATACTGCTTTCATCTGATATGCCGTACTGTCTTAAAATTAGAGATGTGATGTAGAGACGTTATGTTCTTCATTGAAATACAGGAAAATATATTCAAATCAATTACGTTTCCCAAAGTACTTTTTTAACCTCTTATAACCTAGTTGATTCACAGCTGGCCAAATTTATAAAGACACAGAGCTCAGCCATCTGCTGTTCCTTTTTGCACACCATTCCAAAATATTGCACCAGCCTGTATATGAAATAATACTGACCATCTTATGTCCAGTACTGTTAAATAATTATTCTAAACTAAGTGGGTTTTTTGGAGAGATGACTTTACAAGAAAAAACAGAAGCTTTCaagctctcctcccctccccccagacagTTTTGTTTGACCAAAAATCATTCATGCActacttctgtcataaacagttcaatttcaaaacaaaatttattttaacttattttaaagGTGAAAGAATGTAGAATTCTGACTTCCAATAAAAGTGATTTACAGCTTTAACTGTGGAGCCATTACTGCAGATTCATGGTAATTGtctaaaatattgaaaaaagaattaaaatcatAGACAATATGCTTTGGAGAGTTTTTTTACGCTCCTTTCTTTATCTCTTGTGCAGCTTTATGTGTCTCTTTAGTGACAGAGGTGCTAGTATTGAGGTGAGAAAAGGCTTAAGGCCTTTGGTAGAGGTCAGTCAgcaaattttttttctgtaaactcCTATAGTATTAGAAAAGTGATGTTTCTcatacaaagggaaaaaaataaatgaacagcagcagatgcacgtatatttttttaatctgtgagAAAATGAATTTCTTACTAGCTGAAAGTGACGTTTGTGCAAAATTCTGTGTAAATATGTGCTTGGAGTTAGGAATTACTACCACAGGCTTGATCGAggaattaacaaaacaaaaaagttatccTAGGATAAAACTAAAGGATAATCTTTTAAGCTGTGTGCTGTATTTCCAAACTGTGGAGTTACCATTGGGTGTGGAGAAATACACAAGAACATTCTTGTCTTTAGCAAAATTACATAAATATAGATATTAAAAGTAGTACCAATTGAAAAAATTTCACTTTTGTCATCTATAGCTAGTCAGTCAAATACACAAAGGTTGCATTGTTCAGAATTATATAACTTCATATGTTAAAACTATGTTTTATCAAGGACATACCTTTGCAGAAATGACTACTATCGGTCATTGGGTTGCACTGCCAGTGTTTAATAAATGAGTACATTGCTGGCAGAAAACCACTCTCTCTGAGTGAGAGAATTTCGTCCCCTACCCTGGgaaagagaagctggagaaacTATAACATGGGTCAAGAAACCCACTCTCTCTTCTTAGCACCTATCATTCAGCAAACTGATTATCTTGAATTGCCATTTCAAAATTA
It includes:
- the ATG12 gene encoding ubiquitin-like protein ATG12 encodes the protein MAEVEEQLPLSPQDGGRGECGEEPPDGGAAVGVSETAPPSAGSPVTEEPAEDTKKKIDVLLKAVGDTPIMKTKKWSVERTRTIQGLVDFIKKFLKLVASEQLFIYVNQSFAPSPDQEVGTLYECFGSDGKLVLHYCKSQAWG